In the Leptospira sp. WS4.C2 genome, one interval contains:
- a CDS encoding GNAT family N-acetyltransferase produces the protein MEFESPYILERIKNPSEDLQTELWNLLHDFSVSKLGDPSMEKKEFFAILVKEGETVIAASLCYLFFKGLNLQLLWVAEEKRGMDLGTKLLKQIEEEALALGATLVFGYSFGFQAPKFYTKLGYEEVGKIPNYPEGQNCYFLCKKLGT, from the coding sequence ATGGAATTTGAATCTCCTTATATATTAGAAAGGATCAAAAATCCTTCCGAAGATTTACAAACAGAACTTTGGAACCTGCTTCACGATTTCAGCGTATCTAAGTTAGGCGATCCAAGTATGGAAAAAAAAGAATTTTTTGCCATACTTGTCAAAGAAGGGGAGACAGTTATCGCAGCCTCTCTTTGTTATTTATTTTTTAAAGGACTAAACCTCCAGCTCCTTTGGGTGGCTGAAGAAAAACGGGGTATGGACCTCGGAACCAAATTACTAAAACAAATTGAAGAAGAGGCTCTTGCTCTCGGTGCCACCCTGGTTTTTGGTTATTCCTTTGGGTTCCAAGCTCCCAAATTCTATACGAAACTAGGTTACGAGGAAGTCGGAAAAATTCCCAATTACCCAGAAGGACAAAATTGTTATTTCCTCTGCAAAAAACTTGGAACCTAA
- the ispH gene encoding 4-hydroxy-3-methylbut-2-enyl diphosphate reductase, whose product MLETIYLANPRGFCAGVKYAISYVETAFQENPESPLYVRKEIVHNQRVVEEMKKKGILFINELKEVPDGATVVFSAHGVSPEVVQEATQRKMKIGDATCPLVTRVHKKARNIRDSHQIIYIGHRGHDEAIGTMGEASMFLVESPEDVENLQGKITKDKPLTYLMQTTLSVADTKNIVKKIEEVFPYVEHPQKDDICYATTERQEAVQSMLESVDAMLVIGAENSSNSVRLCQLAKKTRPASFQISKKEDVNPDQIKNSKIKILGITAGASSPQVLVDEIVGEILKYFPDAKVSLFPESREDTMSFKLPKELLKQY is encoded by the coding sequence GTGTTAGAAACCATTTATTTAGCCAATCCCCGTGGATTTTGTGCTGGAGTGAAGTATGCCATTTCTTATGTGGAGACAGCATTCCAGGAAAACCCAGAAAGCCCTCTTTATGTCCGCAAAGAAATCGTTCATAACCAGCGAGTTGTAGAGGAGATGAAAAAAAAGGGGATCCTGTTTATCAACGAACTGAAAGAGGTTCCAGATGGGGCTACTGTCGTTTTTTCTGCTCATGGGGTCTCACCTGAGGTCGTTCAGGAAGCCACGCAAAGGAAAATGAAAATTGGGGATGCCACCTGTCCTCTCGTCACAAGGGTCCATAAAAAAGCCAGAAACATTAGAGATTCCCACCAAATCATCTATATTGGCCATAGAGGTCACGACGAAGCTATTGGAACCATGGGAGAAGCGTCTATGTTTTTGGTAGAATCTCCAGAAGATGTAGAAAACTTACAGGGAAAAATTACAAAAGACAAACCTCTTACCTATCTCATGCAAACCACCCTCTCTGTGGCAGACACAAAAAACATTGTGAAAAAAATTGAAGAAGTTTTTCCTTATGTGGAACATCCGCAAAAAGATGATATTTGTTATGCGACAACAGAAAGACAGGAAGCAGTTCAATCCATGTTAGAATCTGTAGATGCTATGCTTGTAATTGGAGCCGAAAACTCATCAAACTCAGTAAGACTATGCCAATTAGCAAAAAAAACAAGGCCTGCAAGTTTCCAGATCTCTAAGAAAGAAGACGTAAACCCCGATCAAATTAAAAACTCCAAAATCAAAATCCTGGGGATTACTGCGGGAGCATCAAGCCCCCAAGTTCTAGTAGATGAAATCGTTGGTGAGATTTTGAAATATTTCCCCGATGCCAAAGTATCTCTTTTTCCAGAAAGCCGGGAAGATACGATGAGTTTCAAACTTCCGAAAGAACTACTCAAACAATACTAG
- a CDS encoding homoserine O-acetyltransferase: MPTSEQNEFSHGSVGVVQTQVVRFESFTLEGGETIIPLEIAYETYGTLNEKKDNAILVCHALSGDAHAAGFHEGDKRPGWWDYYIGPGKAFDTNRYFIISSNVIGGCKGSSGPLTTNGKNGKPFQSTFPFVSIGDMVGAQERLISFFGIHKLFAVAGGSMGGMQALQWSVAYPDRLKNCIVMASSSEHSAQQIAFNEVGRQAILSDPNWNQGLYTQENRPSKGLALARMMGHITYLSDEMMREKFGRKPPKGNIQSTDFAVGSYLIYQGESFVDRFDANSYIYVTKALDHFSLGTGKELTKVLSKVRCRFLVVAYTSDWLYPPYQSEEIVKSLEVNAVPVSFVELNNPAGHDSFLLPSEQQDSILRDFLSSTDEGVFL, encoded by the coding sequence ATGCCTACCTCCGAACAGAACGAGTTTTCCCACGGATCCGTAGGTGTCGTGCAGACGCAAGTGGTCAGATTTGAATCTTTTACCTTAGAGGGGGGTGAGACGATCATTCCTCTCGAAATTGCCTATGAAACCTACGGAACTCTAAACGAAAAAAAAGACAATGCCATTCTGGTTTGTCACGCCCTTTCGGGAGATGCTCATGCCGCCGGTTTCCATGAGGGTGACAAACGCCCCGGATGGTGGGACTATTACATCGGCCCTGGCAAAGCATTTGATACCAATCGTTACTTTATCATTTCTTCGAATGTCATTGGTGGCTGTAAGGGATCAAGCGGACCACTCACAACCAACGGAAAAAACGGCAAACCATTTCAATCCACTTTTCCATTTGTCTCCATTGGAGATATGGTGGGTGCACAAGAAAGATTAATCAGCTTTTTTGGAATCCACAAACTATTTGCCGTCGCCGGTGGTTCGATGGGTGGGATGCAAGCATTACAATGGTCAGTCGCGTATCCTGATCGGTTGAAAAATTGTATCGTAATGGCCTCCTCTTCCGAACACTCCGCACAACAAATTGCTTTTAATGAAGTGGGAAGACAAGCCATATTATCTGATCCAAATTGGAACCAAGGTTTATACACTCAAGAGAATCGGCCTTCCAAGGGACTCGCCCTTGCTAGGATGATGGGACACATCACCTATTTAAGTGATGAAATGATGCGAGAAAAATTTGGTCGTAAACCACCCAAGGGCAATATCCAATCTACTGATTTTGCTGTAGGAAGTTATCTGATTTACCAAGGGGAATCCTTTGTGGACAGATTCGATGCCAATTCTTATATCTACGTAACAAAGGCTTTAGATCATTTCAGTTTGGGAACAGGGAAAGAACTAACCAAGGTTCTATCGAAGGTTAGGTGCCGATTTTTAGTAGTAGCATACACTTCGGACTGGCTCTATCCTCCTTACCAATCGGAAGAAATTGTAAAGTCATTAGAAGTCAATGCAGTTCCTGTTAGTTTTGTAGAACTCAACAATCCTGCAGGACATGATAGTTTTTTATTACCAAGTGAACAACAAGACTCCATCCTTAGAGATTTTTTAAGTTCTACGGATGAAGGAGTTTTCCTTTGA
- a CDS encoding flagellin — protein MIINHNVSAIFAHRTLKSNDANLSKDIEKLSSGMRINKAGDDASGLAVSEKMRTQIAGLRRAEQNTEDGMSLIQTAEGYLQETHEIVQRVRVLAVQAANGIYSEEDRQQIQVEVSQLVDEIDRIASQAEFNKMKLLTGAFARLNPTASMWFHIGANMHQRERVYIETMNTAALGLRNPTVLTFISLSTAGKANSVIGLCDDALRVISKQRADLGAYYNRMEHAAKGLMNAYENTQASESRIRDTDMAEQMTSFTRYQILTQAATSMLAQANMKSQSVMRLLQ, from the coding sequence ATGATTATCAACCACAACGTAAGTGCGATCTTTGCACACAGAACTTTGAAGTCTAACGACGCGAACCTGAGCAAAGACATCGAAAAGTTGTCTTCTGGTATGCGCATTAACAAAGCAGGAGATGACGCATCTGGACTTGCAGTGTCTGAGAAAATGAGAACTCAGATTGCTGGTCTTCGACGAGCAGAACAGAATACTGAAGATGGTATGTCCCTCATTCAAACGGCGGAAGGATATCTTCAAGAAACACACGAAATCGTTCAACGCGTTCGTGTACTCGCGGTGCAAGCTGCGAACGGTATTTACTCGGAAGAAGATAGACAACAGATCCAAGTCGAGGTTTCACAGCTAGTGGACGAGATCGATCGGATTGCTTCTCAAGCAGAATTCAATAAAATGAAACTGCTTACAGGAGCTTTTGCTCGACTCAACCCAACTGCTAGTATGTGGTTCCATATTGGAGCGAACATGCACCAAAGAGAGCGCGTGTACATTGAAACAATGAACACTGCGGCATTGGGATTAAGAAACCCTACGGTTCTTACTTTCATCTCTCTTTCGACTGCAGGGAAAGCAAACTCCGTAATCGGACTTTGTGATGATGCATTAAGAGTGATCTCTAAACAAAGAGCTGACCTTGGTGCTTATTACAACCGTATGGAGCATGCTGCGAAAGGACTTATGAATGCTTATGAAAATACACAAGCTTCTGAGTCTCGTATCCGTGATACTGACATGGCTGAACAAATGACCAGCTTCACGAGATACCAAATCTTAACTCAGGCTGCTACATCCATGCTTGCGCAAGCAAACATGAAGTCTCAGTCAGTGATGAGATTGCTCCAGTAA
- a CDS encoding AAA family ATPase, translating to MKKKGKFRILFLMSNSVPHPDFFKAKELFAAELKNANYQFVHEKEETLFRFRTENASKDRILDCLGIVRNYIENFRIYNFEEGYLSIQALNENLFDPQKNLAGKFRIRFSFKSDLKVECSKHGDFSTKEIQTILSLFQFLKAEGQAQKDPRVLLHQLGAEVYDPHLEKAKGNDLGFDSVFGYDQVKEQILESLVFPLLKPEPFFEITKLTRKKPSPNLPRAVLFEGEPGVGKTSMAKIVSHLCGVPMVYVPIESILSKYYGESSQNLAMVFDAAALFPQCMLFLDEIDSLATSREDGLFEATRNLLSVLLRKLDGFAERSGTITIGATNRKHDLDSALLSRFDRKIYFPLPNKEERARILEGYAKQLSGNDRQKLAEILEGASGRNLKDYCDYVERRWITKNWEKAEILQAPEISFYLESFPEFGWKR from the coding sequence TTGAAAAAAAAGGGAAAGTTCCGCATTTTGTTCCTTATGTCCAATTCTGTTCCTCACCCCGATTTTTTTAAGGCTAAGGAACTCTTCGCCGCAGAACTAAAAAATGCCAATTACCAGTTTGTTCATGAAAAGGAAGAGACTCTTTTTCGATTTAGGACGGAAAACGCAAGCAAAGACAGAATTCTCGACTGTTTGGGAATTGTGCGAAATTATATCGAAAACTTTCGGATCTACAATTTTGAAGAAGGATATTTAAGCATCCAAGCCTTAAATGAAAACCTATTCGACCCACAAAAGAACCTAGCGGGAAAGTTTCGGATTCGGTTCTCTTTTAAATCGGATTTGAAAGTGGAATGTTCTAAACATGGTGATTTTTCGACAAAGGAAATCCAAACCATACTCAGTCTCTTTCAATTTTTAAAAGCCGAGGGTCAGGCCCAAAAAGATCCGCGGGTCCTCCTCCACCAATTGGGAGCCGAAGTCTATGATCCCCATTTGGAAAAAGCAAAAGGGAATGATTTAGGTTTTGATTCTGTTTTTGGTTATGACCAAGTAAAAGAACAGATTTTAGAAAGTTTGGTATTCCCACTTCTGAAACCAGAACCTTTCTTTGAAATTACCAAACTCACTCGCAAGAAACCAAGCCCCAACTTACCCCGCGCCGTCCTTTTTGAGGGCGAGCCAGGTGTCGGAAAAACCAGTATGGCCAAAATTGTCTCTCATCTCTGCGGGGTTCCTATGGTCTACGTGCCCATCGAGTCCATTTTGAGTAAGTATTATGGAGAATCTTCCCAAAACCTGGCTATGGTCTTTGATGCGGCAGCCCTTTTCCCCCAATGTATGCTTTTTTTAGATGAAATCGATTCTTTAGCAACTTCAAGAGAAGATGGACTTTTCGAAGCCACAAGAAACCTACTGAGTGTCCTCCTTCGAAAGTTGGATGGGTTTGCGGAACGAAGCGGGACGATTACGATTGGAGCGACCAACCGCAAACATGACTTGGATTCGGCACTTTTATCACGTTTTGACAGAAAGATTTATTTTCCTTTGCCAAACAAGGAAGAACGTGCCAGAATTTTAGAAGGGTATGCCAAACAACTAAGCGGAAACGACCGACAAAAACTCGCAGAAATCTTAGAAGGAGCCTCGGGCAGAAATCTAAAGGACTACTGCGACTATGTGGAGCGGCGGTGGATCACAAAAAACTGGGAAAAGGCAGAAATCTTACAAGCACCTGAGATTTCCTTTTATTTGGAATCCTTCCCGGAATTTGGATGGAAACGCTAA
- the fliN gene encoding flagellar motor switch protein FliN, giving the protein MGEGSLSQEDIDALLGGFSGGGNAPAGGSGGGGGLDDLDALVGGGGGDDNGPSFADIAAALGPSATPSPARSGSKSQSGSGNNTANLNLLLDVTLQLTIELGRTTMFIKDVLQLTEGTVVELDKNIGEELDILANGKLVGRGKLIILDDYYGVQITQIVDPMERLGGPAFL; this is encoded by the coding sequence ATGGGTGAAGGTTCACTATCACAAGAAGATATAGATGCATTACTCGGCGGATTTAGCGGCGGCGGGAATGCCCCTGCTGGTGGTTCCGGTGGCGGTGGGGGTCTTGATGATTTGGATGCCCTCGTAGGTGGCGGTGGTGGGGACGACAATGGTCCCTCTTTTGCTGACATTGCAGCGGCCCTAGGTCCTAGTGCCACTCCCTCTCCTGCGAGATCTGGATCCAAGTCCCAGTCTGGTTCCGGTAATAATACAGCCAACCTCAACTTACTTTTAGATGTCACTCTCCAACTCACTATTGAACTTGGTCGCACTACCATGTTTATCAAAGATGTCCTCCAACTGACAGAAGGAACGGTCGTCGAACTAGATAAAAACATTGGGGAAGAACTGGATATCCTTGCCAATGGGAAACTGGTAGGTCGAGGAAAACTCATCATTTTAGATGATTATTATGGGGTTCAAATCACCCAAATTGTAGATCCGATGGAAAGGCTTGGTGGCCCAGCCTTTTTATAA
- the ilvA gene encoding threonine ammonia-lyase IlvA, which yields MKLDIDAAYKVLQSIVFKTPLQLHSKLSESFGAKIYIKREDLQVVRSYKIRGAYYLIQSLNAEEKKRGVVCASAGNHAQGVAFSCKLLQIHGVIYMPAITPKQKINQVKMFGGDWIEIVLVGDTFDECQYVALEFSNANKKVFIPPFDHIKIMEGQGTVAKEILEDESDIDFVFVPVGGGGLCAGLGSYFKEHSPKTKIIGVEPTGAPSMTEALKQGKPVTLEKIQKFVDGASVKKVGDLTFPICKEVLSDMLLVPEGKVSSTILKLYNEDAIVAEPAGALSISALDQYANHIRGKKVVCILSGGNNDIDRMQEIKERSLLYEGLKHYFIIRFAQRPGALKQFVNEILGPNDDIVRFEFIQKNNKESGPALIGIELKTKDDFQSLLQRMDAFHLNYTLVNQDENLFEYLV from the coding sequence ATGAAATTAGATATCGATGCCGCCTACAAAGTACTTCAATCGATTGTATTCAAAACTCCTCTTCAATTGCATTCAAAATTATCCGAAAGTTTCGGTGCCAAAATTTATATCAAACGTGAGGACTTACAAGTTGTACGTTCTTATAAAATAAGAGGTGCTTACTATTTAATTCAAAGTTTAAATGCAGAGGAAAAGAAACGAGGAGTTGTTTGTGCGAGTGCAGGTAATCATGCTCAAGGCGTTGCCTTCTCATGTAAACTTTTGCAAATTCATGGAGTGATTTATATGCCGGCGATTACTCCCAAACAGAAAATCAACCAAGTCAAAATGTTTGGTGGGGATTGGATCGAAATTGTGCTAGTGGGTGATACCTTCGATGAGTGTCAATATGTTGCTCTCGAATTTTCTAATGCCAATAAAAAAGTGTTCATTCCGCCTTTTGATCATATCAAAATTATGGAGGGGCAAGGGACAGTTGCTAAAGAAATCTTAGAAGATGAGTCTGATATCGATTTTGTATTCGTTCCTGTAGGTGGCGGAGGGCTTTGCGCCGGACTCGGAAGTTATTTTAAAGAACATTCTCCAAAAACTAAGATCATTGGCGTGGAACCGACGGGAGCTCCCTCCATGACAGAAGCTCTCAAACAAGGAAAACCAGTTACTTTAGAGAAGATTCAAAAATTTGTGGACGGAGCATCCGTTAAAAAAGTGGGGGACTTAACTTTTCCCATTTGCAAAGAGGTTCTCTCTGATATGTTACTTGTTCCCGAAGGGAAAGTTAGTTCGACTATCTTAAAACTTTACAACGAAGATGCGATTGTGGCCGAACCTGCCGGTGCCCTTAGTATTTCTGCACTTGACCAATATGCCAATCATATTCGCGGTAAAAAAGTAGTATGTATCTTAAGTGGTGGAAATAACGACATTGATCGAATGCAAGAGATCAAAGAACGTTCTCTTTTATACGAAGGATTAAAACATTATTTTATCATAAGATTTGCACAAAGACCAGGGGCTCTCAAACAATTTGTAAATGAGATCTTAGGACCAAATGATGACATTGTCAGATTTGAATTCATTCAAAAAAACAATAAAGAATCTGGCCCTGCACTGATTGGCATTGAGCTAAAGACAAAGGATGATTTTCAAAGTTTATTGCAAAGGATGGATGCATTTCATTTAAATTACACCTTGGTCAATCAGGATGAAAATCTTTTTGAATATTTAGTTTGA
- a CDS encoding RsmE family RNA methyltransferase codes for MNWIVVYEKELNTNESVHLTGDRHNHIITILKKDLGDTVQVVIPGSGNYLFHIRSKTDQSTTLEKQSFIPEVLRPLKIHTFFSLPRPQTAKKILHLAGTYGVDTLYFYATEPKNKEYWTSPVYTKDATSYLETGLSQTGNSRFPSVIQERTLSWKLFLKLWKGNVLVLDRDGEDFFSGVRDQSELLKTLFVFGPESGWKPDDLLFFRESGFQLLSLGKINLRTEFAYSALLHQLFSIRN; via the coding sequence TTGAACTGGATCGTTGTATACGAAAAAGAACTTAATACAAACGAATCTGTCCATTTAACAGGCGATAGGCATAATCATATTATTACGATTTTAAAAAAAGACCTCGGCGATACTGTCCAGGTTGTGATCCCTGGATCTGGAAATTATCTGTTTCATATCCGATCAAAAACAGATCAATCTACCACCCTAGAAAAACAAAGTTTTATCCCTGAGGTTTTAAGACCCTTAAAGATTCATACTTTCTTCTCTCTTCCAAGGCCACAAACGGCGAAAAAAATTTTACATTTGGCTGGAACGTATGGAGTAGACACACTATATTTTTATGCCACAGAACCGAAAAATAAGGAATATTGGACTTCCCCCGTTTACACCAAAGATGCGACTTCCTACTTAGAAACAGGTCTAAGCCAAACAGGCAATAGTCGATTCCCATCTGTGATTCAGGAAAGAACTTTATCTTGGAAACTTTTTTTAAAGTTATGGAAAGGGAACGTTTTGGTTTTGGATCGAGACGGTGAAGATTTTTTTTCTGGCGTTAGGGATCAAAGTGAACTATTAAAAACTCTCTTTGTGTTTGGCCCAGAATCTGGTTGGAAACCAGACGATCTCTTGTTCTTTAGGGAAAGTGGATTTCAGCTCTTGAGTTTAGGAAAAATTAATCTTAGAACAGAATTTGCGTATTCTGCTCTCTTACACCAACTGTTTTCAATTAGAAACTAA
- a CDS encoding sensor histidine kinase yields MVVDPCSLLKASLEGDDSGTSILSIDKSSKKFEIIIKNRVFESLESGFDLDSFLSQKIENSDFSTELIYRTNGTILETSFGKFQFPDGDKNKDYTKFFIQDITTKQRQEEEIAWRLRFELGVASSIQILIQQHSIREGLPQALYQLLYFTEMDSIFFLKYESTEQNDRFKIWVNERKTTKYPLLPQECQNENWYDLGLGRWVHKLKNGKTIYLTQGKALPRERWFFDQTKAQTLLLIPVLFENKFLGVMGFLKYKPNSPIQHENLLIYQTVSRWMGLFVQRDLDLTELNRYKSTLESLILERTLDLSKTKEELERAYRAKTEFLAHMSHELRTPLNSIIGFSKLIQLPDTDEKGKEYLNYIYTGGMRLLNMINEILNLMKIESGQIKIQLTTFNPEDICRQTLDLVEPQAKAKGMEIRFRPPLQTKPIVSDSGKIQQILLNLLSNAIKYANHPYFELDCEWVDDLLEISVRDYGPGISEEDQNRIFHTFTRLNDDGNIEGTGLGLSISQGLAIRLGGSLELTSQLGQGSNFKLKLPEIIK; encoded by the coding sequence ATGGTTGTTGATCCTTGTTCATTACTAAAAGCTTCTTTAGAAGGAGATGACTCAGGGACTAGTATTCTATCAATCGATAAGTCTTCAAAAAAATTTGAAATCATCATTAAAAATAGAGTTTTTGAGTCTTTAGAATCAGGATTTGATTTAGATAGTTTTCTTTCTCAAAAAATAGAAAACTCAGACTTCTCAACAGAATTAATTTACAGAACGAATGGAACAATTTTAGAAACTTCCTTTGGAAAGTTTCAGTTCCCCGACGGAGACAAAAACAAAGATTATACAAAATTTTTTATTCAAGACATTACCACCAAACAAAGACAAGAGGAGGAAATTGCTTGGAGATTACGATTTGAATTGGGAGTTGCTTCTTCTATTCAAATTCTCATCCAACAACATTCAATTAGAGAAGGCCTACCACAAGCCCTCTATCAACTGTTATATTTTACAGAAATGGACTCTATTTTTTTCTTAAAATACGAATCCACCGAACAAAACGATCGATTTAAAATTTGGGTCAATGAGAGAAAAACTACAAAGTATCCACTATTGCCGCAAGAATGCCAAAACGAAAACTGGTATGACTTAGGCCTTGGTCGTTGGGTTCATAAATTAAAAAATGGGAAAACGATCTATTTGACCCAAGGTAAAGCCTTACCACGAGAAAGATGGTTCTTTGACCAAACCAAAGCGCAAACGCTCTTACTCATTCCCGTCCTTTTTGAAAATAAATTTCTGGGAGTTATGGGTTTTTTGAAATACAAACCAAACTCTCCGATCCAACATGAGAACCTTTTAATTTACCAAACGGTCAGCCGCTGGATGGGGCTCTTCGTCCAAAGAGATTTGGACCTTACCGAATTAAATCGGTATAAATCCACCTTAGAGTCTTTGATTTTGGAGCGAACATTAGATCTCAGTAAAACCAAAGAAGAGTTGGAACGTGCCTACCGAGCTAAAACAGAATTTTTAGCCCATATGAGCCATGAACTTAGAACGCCTCTAAACTCCATCATTGGTTTTTCGAAACTCATCCAATTGCCAGATACAGATGAAAAGGGAAAAGAATACCTGAACTATATTTATACAGGGGGAATGCGACTTCTAAATATGATCAACGAAATCCTGAATTTGATGAAAATCGAGTCGGGGCAAATTAAGATCCAATTAACAACGTTTAACCCTGAAGATATATGTCGCCAAACACTAGATTTAGTCGAACCGCAAGCCAAGGCAAAAGGAATGGAGATTCGATTCCGACCTCCCTTACAAACAAAACCGATTGTATCTGATTCAGGAAAAATCCAACAAATCCTTCTAAATTTACTTTCCAATGCGATTAAATACGCAAACCATCCCTACTTTGAGTTAGATTGTGAATGGGTGGATGATCTACTTGAAATTTCTGTTCGTGATTATGGTCCCGGAATCTCGGAAGAAGATCAAAATCGAATTTTTCATACCTTTACCCGGTTAAACGACGATGGAAACATCGAAGGAACAGGGCTTGGACTCTCTATTTCGCAAGGCCTCGCCATTCGCTTGGGTGGCTCCCTTGAACTCACTTCTCAACTCGGACAAGGATCTAATTTTAAACTCAAGTTACCTGAAATTATAAAATAA
- a CDS encoding O-acetylhomoserine aminocarboxypropyltransferase/cysteine synthase family protein translates to MPRNFKPETIALHGGQEPDPTTTSRAVPLYQTTSYVFKDTDHAARLFGLQEFGNIYTRLMNPTTDVLEKRVAALEGGVAALATASGQSAEMLALLNIVETGQEIVASSSLYGGTYNLLHYTFPKLGIKVHFVDQSDPENFRKASNDKTRAFYAETLGNPKLDTLDIAAVSKVAKEVGVPLVIDNTMPSPYLVNPLKHGADIVVHSLTKFLGGHGTSIGGIIVDGGSFNWGNGKFKNFTEPDPSYHGLKFWEVFGKFEPFGGVNIAFILKARVQGLRDLGPAISPFNAWQILQGVETLPLRMERHSANALKVADFLTKHPKVEWVNYPGLTTDKNYATAKKYHERGLFGAIVGFEIKGGVEKAKKFIDGLELFSLLANIGDAKSLAIHPASTTHQQLTGPEQISAGVTPGFVRLSVGLENIDDILVDLEEALKNI, encoded by the coding sequence ATGCCACGTAATTTTAAACCAGAAACCATCGCACTCCATGGAGGGCAAGAGCCGGATCCAACGACTACATCGAGAGCCGTTCCATTGTATCAAACAACATCTTATGTATTTAAAGATACAGACCATGCAGCCCGTCTCTTCGGCCTCCAAGAATTTGGAAATATCTACACGAGGCTCATGAACCCAACCACAGATGTGTTGGAGAAACGAGTGGCCGCCCTGGAAGGTGGTGTCGCTGCACTAGCAACAGCATCAGGCCAAAGCGCAGAGATGTTAGCACTTTTAAATATTGTAGAAACTGGGCAAGAAATCGTTGCTTCTTCATCACTTTATGGTGGGACTTATAACCTTCTCCACTATACTTTTCCAAAACTCGGAATTAAAGTCCACTTCGTAGACCAATCAGATCCAGAAAACTTCCGTAAAGCATCCAATGATAAAACAAGAGCTTTCTATGCAGAAACTTTAGGAAATCCAAAACTAGACACACTCGACATTGCCGCTGTTAGTAAAGTTGCAAAAGAAGTCGGAGTTCCTCTGGTGATTGATAACACTATGCCTTCTCCTTATTTGGTGAATCCATTGAAACATGGTGCAGATATTGTCGTTCACTCTCTTACTAAATTTCTTGGGGGTCATGGAACCTCGATTGGCGGAATCATAGTCGATGGTGGAAGTTTCAATTGGGGGAACGGAAAGTTTAAAAATTTTACGGAACCAGATCCTTCCTACCACGGACTTAAATTTTGGGAAGTATTCGGAAAGTTCGAACCTTTTGGTGGAGTGAACATTGCTTTCATTTTAAAAGCTCGAGTGCAAGGATTAAGAGATCTTGGTCCTGCCATTTCTCCATTCAATGCTTGGCAAATTTTACAAGGTGTGGAAACACTCCCTCTCCGTATGGAGCGCCATTCAGCAAATGCTCTCAAAGTAGCAGATTTTTTAACCAAACACCCCAAGGTAGAATGGGTAAACTATCCAGGACTTACCACTGATAAAAACTATGCCACTGCCAAAAAGTATCATGAACGCGGACTGTTTGGTGCGATCGTAGGTTTTGAAATCAAAGGTGGAGTAGAGAAAGCAAAAAAATTCATCGATGGACTCGAACTTTTCAGTCTTCTTGCTAACATTGGTGATGCGAAGTCGCTTGCCATTCACCCAGCATCGACAACCCACCAACAGTTAACTGGACCGGAACAAATTTCTGCGGGAGTGACACCTGGATTTGTTCGTTTAAGTGTTGGACTTGAAAACATTGATGACATTCTGGTAGACTTGGAAGAGGCATTAAAAAATATCTGA
- the metW gene encoding methionine biosynthesis protein MetW, with product MNIHTNEALGLDLKNRPDISYIANLIKPGERVLDLGCGYGELMLILKNKGVRVQGIEKDDKCIIQCVKKSLYVHHGDIDDGLKHHLDHSFDFVILNQTIQQTLNPGEIIKECLRIGKQVIIVFPNFSHWQIRSSILLSGKTPVTELMPFHWYDTPNLHYLSGQDFEDFCDFERIKVLHRAYFNRTRQIKLFPNLFATLALFVIRA from the coding sequence TTGAATATCCATACCAATGAAGCCCTTGGCTTAGATTTAAAAAACCGACCGGACATTTCCTACATAGCCAATTTAATCAAACCGGGAGAAAGAGTTTTGGATCTCGGATGTGGATACGGTGAACTGATGTTAATCCTAAAAAACAAAGGGGTTAGAGTCCAGGGCATTGAAAAAGATGATAAATGTATCATCCAATGTGTAAAAAAAAGTTTATATGTGCATCATGGCGACATTGATGACGGACTAAAACACCACTTGGATCATAGTTTTGATTTTGTTATCCTCAACCAAACCATACAACAGACTTTAAACCCAGGTGAGATCATCAAAGAGTGTTTGCGGATTGGAAAACAAGTGATCATTGTATTTCCTAATTTTTCGCATTGGCAAATTCGTTCGTCTATCCTTCTCAGTGGAAAAACACCAGTGACAGAACTTATGCCCTTCCATTGGTATGATACTCCAAACTTACACTACTTGTCAGGTCAAGACTTTGAAGATTTTTGTGACTTCGAACGAATCAAAGTTTTGCACAGAGCATACTTTAATCGGACAAGGCAAATTAAACTATTTCCAAATTTATTTGCTACTCTCGCACTGTTTGTGATTCGGGCATAA